CTCGTGGAAGCTGCGCCGGTCCGTGATGGAGTAGCAGATGATGAACCCTTCCCCTGCCCTCATGTACTGGTCCCTCATGGCTGTGAACTCTGcctgcaaataaaaaaatggcattttagcTCCATGCAGCTCCAGTGGCATTTTAGGTCCATGCAGCTCCAGTGGTATTTGAGTTTGTGTTTTCAAATTTTCAATTAGAAATGGGATTGTAGGGATGTGCTCCCTGTTGATGGAGTGACTTCTTCAATTATTCTTTGCTTAGAAAGGAAGAAAgctcagaagtttctctcctcaatttgGTACAAAGACACCTCACAGAATCTTTGGGACTTCACCTcagacctgcagctgcctgatTGGAGATCCCACCTAGATAATTcactaaaaaaaagaagagaacaaaggaaaTAATCCCTTTTGTGGGGTGTTTTGTGGTGTGAACTCTGCCTACAAACCCAAAATGGCATTTTAGCTCCATACAGTTCCAGTGGTATTTGAGTTCGTGTTTTCAAATTTTCAGTTATAAATGGGGTTGTAGGGATGTGCTCCCCCGTTGATGGAATAACTTCTTCAATTATTCTTTGCTTAGAAAGGCAAAAAGCCCAGAACTTTCTCTCCTCAATTTGGTACAAAGACACCTCTTTGACCTCTGGAGTGACAtcttcaattattttttgtctgcttaaaaaggaaaaaggtccagaagtttctctcctcaatttgGTACAAAGACACCTCACAGAATCTTTGGGACTTCACCTCAGACCTGGAGCTGCCTGATTGGAGATCCCACCTAGaaaattcactaaaaaaaagaagagaacaaaggaaaTAATCCCTTTTGTGGTGTGAACTCTGCCTACAAACCCAAAATGGCATTTTAGCTCCATACAGTTCCAGTGGTATTTGAGTTCATGTTTTCAAATTTTCAGTTATAAATGGGATTGTAGGGATGTGATCCCTGTTGATGGAGTGACTTCTTCAATTATTCTTTGCTTAGAAAGGAAGAAAgctcagaagtttctctcctcaatttgGTACAAAGACACCTCACAGGACATTTGGAGTGACATCTTCAATTATTCTTTGTCtgcttaaaaaggaaaaaggtccagaagtttctctcctcaatttgGTACAAAGACACCTCACAGAATCTTTGGGACTTCACCTcagacctgcagctgcctgatTGGAGATCCCACCTAGATAATGcactaaaaaaaagaagagaacaaaggaaaTAATCCCTTTTGTGGGGTGTTTTGTGGTGTGAACTCTGCCTACAAACCCAAAATGGCATTTTAGCTCCATACAGTTCCAGTGGTATTTGAGTTCGTGTTTTCAAACTTTCAGTTATAAATGGGATTGTAGGGATGTGCTCCCCCGTTGATGGAATAACTTCTTCAATTATTCTTTGCTTAGAAAGCAAAAAGGTCCAGAACTTTCTCTCCTCAATTTGGTACAAAGACACCTCTTATGACCTCTGGAGTGACATCTTCAATTATTTTTTGCCtgcttaaaaaggaaaaaagcccagaacTTTTCTCCTCAATTTGGTACAAAGACACCTCACAGAATCTTTGGGACTTCACCTCAGACCTGGAGCTGCCTGATTCGAGGTCCCACCtagaaaattcacaaaaaaaaagaagagaacaaaggaaaTAATCCCTTTTGTGGAGCAAGGACCTCTTTCACCTGGCTTGGTTTTTCTCTGCAagagcttttttattttgctttttattcaacctttttctgtttccaacactACCTCAGAACCCATCCTGCTAATTTTATGTCATTCAGGGTGGCTGGGTTGTTTCAGGTGTgaaattttgtttgcaacaatTTAGATAATAAATAAACACTTGAATAATTTAATAATGtattctgtaaatattttgaattttgtaGCGCTTAATTAAGgtaatcttttttttaaaggtaaatAGCTAATTGCAAAGTTTTGGTTTGTTATAGTCAGCAAGCTCATTCTGGTTGTAGTTATAATTTGAGTTGTTATTTTTATAGTTGTAaaaattggttttcttttattgaTGGTTGGAACTGAACAGGAAAATTGAggagtatttttttaatgttgaaaaaaacattttaaagttgATGATAACAAGAGGTTATTTTCATGGAATTAATGAAAGAGAAGGAAGTTTAGGTCATAGATGTTTCATgttttttatgatttttgttGATCTTCTTTAGTTCTTTAGGTGAACCAGAGCCACAGCTCCAGTGCTGAGAAGTGACAGAGCTCCAACCCCTCAGTCTGCAATTaacaaaaccaataaaataaaacataaacaTTCTTTTTGCATGATTTCTGTCCCACCAGCTGATGATTTCAGGCTGCTTCACATCTCAattcccctggcactgctcacaTACCTGTCCTGCTGTGTCCAGAATATCCAGGTTGGCAGGCTCGTCATCGATGCGGATCCGGATTTTATAGGCATCCTCTGCATCCCCAGGACACCAAAAAATCGGgataaaagcacaaaattcaTCAGCTCCCAAAGAAAACGCTCCCCCAGAACCAGCCAGGAGCACCGCACTACCTCAGCCTGAGCTTTGTTTCCATTAAATCAAgttaaatttctatttttttctgctgtgatttaACATTTCATGTGCAAAAATCGGGtgcacacagcccagaaatTCATTTTGGTCACCTTGGtggaaaacacagagaattAACACTTTGCTTTCTTAAAAGCCAGAAAATATCTGTGATTCAAGGGAAGAAGTGCTCACCAAGTGCTGATTTCTTAGAATATATAATTTCTTAgaattataatatatatcagCAAAATATATTAAACATTATATAtgtaaatgtatttatataacTTATATAAAtagattatatatatttatatatataaatatattacaaatatgtctatatataaatatattagatataaaaatatattataccTCTATATGTAATATagacatattatatattaatataaacaTTATCTATTTATATATGTAATTAATATAaacattatatatttatatatctaatTATATATGTAATTGTTTTtacatatattaatatatatttataaatatatttatatatttataaatattatttatatgtattatattatattatattatattatattttatatattatgtgTAAATATTacctatatattatatatgtaaatatgctatagttataatataatatatacatattatatatgtatataattatacatacaataaatatatataattataaatatataatatttatcaTATATTACATGTAATATATGCATACATAGTATacactatatattatatattattgtatatatgtaatataatataattatatattataaattatctatatatattatataattatagaTATTGTATATGTAAATTATATATGTTATACATGTAAATATTACTTATTACAAACGccatataaaaatgaaataaatctgtctataaatatataaataataaataaataatctgcctataaatatataaatacacaaatattcTGTCCCTCTCAGTCAGCACTGCCACACTTTAAGAACCAATTCTCAGCAAGATTTtagcttttttccctccactttTCCTTCCACTGGTTTGGTTCAGGTTAGAATACCagataaatttaaataattctctcttctcctggagatgctgctgaggTTCTACAGCACCTGAGCTGTTTCACCCCTCCCAATTTCTCAAACACAGAGAACAATTTGGCCTGACAAGCGAACAGCAAAGAGCTGATCACAGCACAAAGTTTGGATTTCGTGAATAGAGAACTAAAAACGGCTGAGCAGCAGTTCCAGagcctgcctgcccacacagacagacacagggcaTGCCCcgaatggatggatggaaaatGATTAAAGGGCTGAAAATCAGAATTCACACCCCACTCTCAGAACTCTcaaatcacagaaacacagagagggctcaggagggaagggaccccagcagatcccaggcagggacaccccagagctcaggatGGGGCCAGGTGGGTCTGGGGTACCTAaacagggacaccccagggctcagggctgctccaggtgccTCTGGGGTCCCTAaacagggacaccccagggctgctccaggtgccTCTGGGATCCCCAGGCACGGAGcccccacagcctctctgggctctgctcagggctgggcactgcccagggcagcagttctgcctcctgggcaggggcagctcctgggctcaggccctgcccgtggctctggggccattgctgggcctggagcagagcctggggctgctctgaccTCTGctcactgggatggactgggacagactgggacagacacagggacagactgggacagacacagggacagactgggacagatAGGGAAACTCAGGTACATTCAGAGACagccagggacacacacaggacacctggggacaccctgggacactCAGAGACATTCAGGGACATTcacagacagacagggacacccagggacaaCCAGGGACTtacagggacagccaggagcacccagagacacccagggacacctgggaacACCCAGAAACAAACAGGAACACCCAGGGACATACAGGGACACTCAGAgacagccagggacacccagtcacagccagggctgaggcccctctccctggggctcctctccaggctgagcagccccagctccctcagcctttcctgggcaGGGACCCTCCAGGCCCTTCAGCATCTTCgtcacctgcaggagctccctgtccctgctgtgtgagggtgccagagctgggcacagccctgcagagggtcagcactgcctgcagcactcCCTGACCTGTTGGGAATGCTCCTGTTGAGGAATGATCCAAGATCAATCCACAGGCAGATTTACAAATATCTTTGAATTGAATACTTTAAAGCAACGGACTGTTACAGCTTGACCTGCCAAGGGAATGAATaaacagaaaagagatttttttcctcaccgATGGTGGGATCGTGATCCTCAGGGAAGCGGTGACTGATGAACTGCATGGTCATGGCTGGAAGCAGAAACCAGGGAACAAGTGAGCAGCTCAGTCCCCAGCTCCCCTGATCACATCGATACCCCAGAGCCCCGGCACGGACCCAAACCGAGCACGGCCCACACCGAGCGCGGCGCTGCTCTCGGCCCGGGGATGCTCCGCCCGTGTCCAAAGGCGGGACCAGCTCCGGGACGCGGCCGGAGGCGGAAAGCGAGGAGCGGGACATCTCgggaggggctgggacacctcgGGATGGAGAAGCCGTGTTGTTCCGAGAGGGGCCGGGATAGCCCGGGAGGGGTCGGGACAACCAGGCGGGGACACTCCGGCATGGGCCAGGATATCTCGGGAGGGGTCGAGACAGGGCGGCGGGGATAGCCCGGGATGGGTCGAGGATGGGCCTAGACACCTCAGGAGGGGTCGGGACACCTCGGGATGGGCCGGGGCACCTCGGGACTGGTCGCGACACCCCGGGATGGGCCGGGCCACCTCGGGAGCGGCGGAACCGCGCCCAGAACGGGGCTCCGGTCAGGGAACACGGcttcccccggccccgccgggtcccggggccggcggcggccgcAGTCCCGCACTCACCGCTCTTGCCGACGCCTCCCGCGCCCAGCATCACCAGTTTGTACTCGCGGGACTGCCCcggggcgccgccgccgccgcccgggcGGGCTGCGGGATCCATCGCCGCCCCCTgagcgctgccccggccccgctcgcaGCGACACCGAAATGGCGGCGGCTCCTCCGCCTCAGCGCccgcccgggcccgccccggccGGGGAGCGCAGCGGGCGGGGCCCGACGGCGGCTCGGCGGGGACAGGACGGGAACACAACGGGGAACACAACGGGGATACAGCGGGGATAGGACGGGACACGACGGGGACAGGATGAGACAAAGCGGGTACGCAACGGGACAGGACGGGATACGGCGAGGACACAACGGGACATAGCGGGACATAGCACTGCCCTCGGGACCCGCAGCCCCGGCACTCCCCTCCTCGATCTCGGGGTTTCTGTCATCTCCGGggtcccctcccagcctgcactccctcccccatccccatatccccagcacccagggacTCCCTCCAGCCCCGAaccccctctccagccccaggtCCCACTCAGCCCCTCGGTTCCCCCTCAGCCCGaacccctctcccagcccctccacCTCCGGCGATCCCCCAATCCTTGGGGACCCCCAGTCCTGGaccccctctccagcctcagaTCCCCTCAGTCCCTCGGGTCCCCCCAGCCCGAATTCCCCTCCAAGCCCCTCCACCTCCGGGGATCCCCTGATCCTTGGGGACCCCGaaccccctcccagccctgagggcTCCACCAGCCCCGCATCCCCCTACCCTTATCACAGGCTCCAAACCTCGGGGATCCCCCGATCCttggggacccccagccccgAACCCCCTCCTAACCCCgagggctcccccagccccagaacttccccacagccccacatcccCCCACACCCTTATCACAGGTTCCAAACCCCACCCAAATCAGCAGCAGGAAGCAGAATATTTATACATTCATTTATAATGAAAGTATGGTTCTAATTATTTACAACACATGGGGAAGCTGAGGTTTGTACACGTGAGgcatccctggctgcagcagtgacacagcccCTTCTCAAAACTCCTGTCCCAAAAGCTGCCCGGTGCCTTGGAGCAGTCCCTGTGTCGCTGCTCCGTGCAGGAgttctggctgcagcagcccaccCCACTCAGCTCGTGTCCAAAACAGTCCAAAAACAACAGTCCAAAAACTCATTCCCAGGTTCTGCAcgtgaggcaggagctgctgccctttgggAAACCACTGTGGAACCTTCTGGCTCTGGTGGAATCCGGTGAGTGAGGGAGGAGATGGGGCTGAGCCTCTGGAAAAGGAATTCCTGCTGACTTGGAGTCCTGGGGTGACTGGAAACAATTCAGCACTAGGGCTACAGTGCCAAGTCCACCTGGAGCAAAGTGGACCTATCCAAAAACCTGAGCATCCTCCACCCCAACATCTGGCCACAATGCGAACTTGTGGGATTGGTAAAAtcacatttcaaaataaaaccaagctgAGTTACAGGAGATGtctgaaataaaaccaagagTTTTCCAAACGTGATGCTCAAGGTTTTCATGACTGCTGGGTGTTTCTTCCCTCTGGTGAAAGTCCAAAATTGAGGCTGAGTCACCAGCAGATCACTGGGGCTGACAGCAGGAGCACTCCAAAAATGCAAACGCAGAGTGAAGTCAGTGGCACTGACTCTTCCCTTTATCTGGGAGGAACTGAAAATATGGCCCAAGAGGCTTCCCTGGTTCCTCTTTACAAGGGACTAGGCCAGTCAGGATGCTACTCCAaatctcctttttaaaattgaCAAATACACTGCCAAAAATgaagatttctttaaaaaacaatggaGCCCTTCCAAGGGGAAATTGCCTTTTCTGCAAATGTAAAAACAACGCCTCTTTGCCAAGTTCATTCTGGAATATACATGCATTATTGCTAGAGGGGGGAAAAACCAGATGAATGAAAACTCTTGTGCagtttagtttttgtttttatggTGCCATCCAGAAAGGCATCTGTTGTTTAGCTCGTTGTTGTGAGGATGGGTACTGGTACCCCAAACTCCAGCCCTGTGAAAAAGTACTTGCGTTTTTATGGCCACCGTGTTCCTCCTCTTCATCTGAAGAATCCCCAGCATAGGCCACTAATCCAAAGCCCTTCTCTGCAGTTTTCATCTTCTTGGCTTGATGATCtaggaagggaaaacaaaacaaacccccccAGCACAcccaagaaggaaaaaaaaaaaaacaaaaacaaaaacaaaaaacaaaacaaatcaaaagaGATAAAATGCCCCGAAACgagttaataataataaaaaaagatgtTAATTGTAAATTGTTAGTTGGACACCATTTTGAGGTCACAAGGCCAATGGTCATCCAAGGTCGAAGGCCACAGGAAACAGCACCAGCAACAGCCATGTGATCCATCAGAACCATGTAAGAGAACACAGAAACAAgaaagaaacacacagaaaaggTAAAGTTAGCAAATGGCTCTCAGGGAGGGCAATTTCACCGTTAAAGAGATCAACACGTAAAGAAAAGTAGAAATTTTGCTCAAAGGGAAGCTAAACAGGAGAGCAATGTCTGGGAGCAAGACTGTGGAAGAACTAAGGTTAAACCAGGCTGGGTGATGGCCCTCAGGGACATCAGTGCAGGTCTGACAGGTTCAAACCTTGCTGAGTGACAGGAAAGGTGAAATCCTGGCAGCAGGTGTGCTGTCTGCAGCCAGAAATGTgtgtaaatgtgtgtgtgtgtcaatGTGTGTCAATGTGTGTAAGTGGGTGTAAATGTGTGTCAATGTGTGTCAATGTGTGTAAATCCCCACCTGAGCAGcctctgaggcagctgctcacaATGCAAAGCCACAAAACAACCCCATCATATTCTGTGCTGTCTGATGGGCCAAATTTCCCTGTTTTTAGTCCCTCACTTGATTAAACTCCCTCATTTCATACAGATATTAAAGCTTTGAGAAGCACCTGTGTGTATAAAAATGCAAAGCTACAAAACAACCCCACCACATTCTGTGCTGTCTGATGGGCCAAATTTCCCTGTTTTTAGTCCCTCCTAATCAAACTCACTCATTTCATACAGATATTAATTAAAGCTTTAAGAAGCTACTTGTGTGTATAAAAATGCAAAGCCACAAAACAACCCCAGCACATTCTGTGTTGTCTGATGGGCCAAATTTCCCTGTTTTTAGTCCCTCTTAATCAAACTCACTAATTTCATACAGATATTAATTAAAGCTTTAAGAAGCTACTTGTGTGTATAAAAATGAAAGCCACAAAACAACCCCACCATATTCTGTGCTGTCTGATGGGCCAAATTTCCCTGTCTTTAGTCCCTCTTAATCAAACTCACTCATTTCATACAGATATTAATTAAAGCTTTAAGTCACCTTTGTGTATAAAAATGCAAAGCTACAAAACAACCCCACcacattctgtgctgcctgATGGGCCAAATTTCCCTGTTTTTAGTCCTTCTTAATCAAACTCTCCTCATTTCATACAGATATTAATTAAAGCTTTAAGTCACCTTTGTGTATAAAAATGCAAAGCTACAAAACAACCCCACCACATTCTGTGCTGTCTGATGGGCCAAATTTCCCTGTTTTTAGTCCCTCCTAATCAAACTCCCTCATTTCATACAGATATTAATTAAAGCTTTAAGAAGCTACTTGTGTGTATAAAAATGAAAGCCACAAAACAACCCCAGCACATTCTGTGCTGTCTGATGGGCCAAATTTCCCTGTCTTTAGTCCCTCTTTATCAAACTCTCCTCATTTTATCCAGGTATTTATTAAAGCTTTAAGAAGCAACCTGTGTACATAACAATGCAAAGCTACAAAACAACCCCACCATATTCTGTGCTGCCTGATGGGCCAAAACTCCCTATTTTTAGTCCCTCTAAATCAAACTCACTCATTTCATACAGATATTAATTAAAGCTTTAAGTAGCTACTTGTGTGTATAAAAATGAAAGCCACAAAACAACCCCACCACATTCTGTGCTGTCTGATGGGCCAAATTTCCCTGTTTTTAGTTCCTCCTAATCAAACTCCCTCATTTCATACAGATATTTATTAAAGCTTTGAGAAGCACCTGTGTGTATAAAAATGAAAGCCACAAAACAACCCCACcacattctgtgctgcctgATGGGCCAAATTTCCGTTTTTAGTTCCTCCTAATCAAACTCACTCATTTCATACAGATATTAATTAAAGCTTTAAGTCACCTTTGTGTCTAAAAATGCAAAGCTTCAAAACAACCCCACCATATTCTGTGCTGCCTGATGGGCCAAATTTCCCTGTTTTTAGTCCCTCTAAATCAAACTCTCCTCATTTCATACAGATATTTATTAAAGCTTTGAGAAGCACCTGTGTGTATAACCACAGCAAGCACCAGTGATTTTAGAGCAGCGCAGCATCACCTGCTTTGCACTTCAACACCCAACAGCCAAAAAACCCATCAATTTAGGCAAGTGTTAAAACCAGCACCATCTGGGAGAGGAAACTGGACTTGGGAGGGTGTTTGGGAAAGGAAAGTGGACTTGGGAGGGTGCTTGACCCACTGCACTCACCATGGCTGCCTGGCAAAGACCCCgcaccttttctttcctccgATTCTGATTTCATTCCAGTGACAGGAAAAGCTGGTGGAGGCATCAACTGCCTGtttaaaacaagattttttttctttttgaaaccAAGCTAAGAGTCAAAAgtaataaaaatcaaatttctaACTCAGATCTTGGGCTGAGGAGTTGAATTTTAAATTCCCTGACTCTTCCAGTAACTtgtgcatggatggatggagggatgtggatggatggatggatggatggatggatggatggatggatggatggatggatggatggatgatggagggatgtggatggatggatggatggatggatggatggatggatgatgatgatggatggatggatggatggatgatggatggatggatgatgatggatggatggatgatggatggatggatggatggatgatggatggatggatgatggatggatggatggatggatggatggatggatgatggatggatggatggatggatggatggatgatggatggatgatggatggatggatggatggatggatggatgatggatggatggatggatggatggatggatggatgatggatggatggatgatggatggatggatggatggatggatggatggatggatggatggatgatggatggatggatggatggatggatgatggatggatggatggatggatggatggatggatgatggatggatggatggatggatgatggatggatggatggatggatggatggatgatggatggatggatgatggatggatgatggatggatggatggatggatggatggatggatgatggatggatggatggatggatggatgatggagggatggatggatgatggatggatggagggatgatggatggatggatggatggatgatggatggatggatggatggatggatgatggatggatgatggatggatggatggatggatggatgatggatggatgatggatggatgatggagggatg
The window above is part of the Ammospiza caudacuta isolate bAmmCau1 chromosome 30, bAmmCau1.pri, whole genome shotgun sequence genome. Proteins encoded here:
- the RIT1 gene encoding GTP-binding protein Rit1 isoform X2, which produces MDPAARPGGGGGAPGQSREYKLVMLGAGGVGKSAMTMQFISHRFPEDHDPTIEDAYKIRIRIDDEPANLDILDTAGQAEFTAMRDQYMRAGEGFIICYSITDRRSFHEVSKEEGSALAREFSCPFFETSAAFRYYIDDVFHALVREIRRKEKEAAMAMERKSKPKSSVWKRLKSPFRRKKDSVT